The stretch of DNA CCTGCACTTGGTTCAATTGGCGGTTGGCGACAATCCCCAACTTTTTGCTTCTAATATTGAATTTAAACTTCCCAAGCCTTCTTATACCATAGATACCCTTGCCTATTTAAAAGAGAAATACCCTGAACGAGCATTTGTCTTAATTATGGGAGGAGACAACCTGGCAACACTGAATAAATGGAAAAACTACGAAGTCATTCTACGTGATTATGAGGTTTATGTCTACAAACGACCAAATTATCCCCTAGGAGATTTTGAAAATCATCCTCAAGTGCGCTTATTTGAAGCGCCCTTGATGCATATCTCTGCAAGCTATGTCCGGAATTGTATCAAAGAGGGGTATTCGGTGGAATACCTAGTTCCTGATGCCGTTTTTGAAAGCTTGGAGAAAAGCCGACTGTATAGATAGGCACTAAATCCCCCCAGTGCTGCCTTCAATAGTTTTCAATTCGGCCAAGAAGCGAACAGGGTCTTTGAATCCTTTGCTTACGGTGATTCTTTGGTTGTTTTCATTCAAATAAACATAAGAAGGATAGCTTAGCCTACCATCCAGGAGGGCGTAAGCCAAGGTGTGGATGGACCGATTGCCGCCGCCATCTACCAATTCAAAATTTTTGCCTTGGAAAGAAACGGGATTGCCTTTTTCCGCATTAAATTTTACCGCATAGTAATGCTCATTCATATAATCAATGACAGTCTGATCGGTAAAAGTTTTTTTATCCATTACTTTACACCATCCACACCAGTCGGTGTAAACATCAATAAATATTTTGCGTTTTTGGCTTTGGTTTGCTTTAACGGCTTCCTCGAAGGTCATCCATTTGATGCCTCCTTCTTCATAGGCATTGGCAGGGTTGTCAACGATTTGGGGCGTTGATTCATTTCCGACAGTCGCGGAGGAGTATGGCCCCTTTTGTTTGTTGATGGCCATGACCGCTAAAAGGATAATGGGTAATGCGATGGCAGGTAAGAAATATTTTTTCATGAGAACCTAATTTTAATGGTTTAAACAAATTTGACGCCCCAAAGTTGGCTCCTTTTTTCAATTGACTCAAAAGCGCAGAAATTGTCAAAGAACCAATATACTTTGGTATCTACCACTTCCACCCACCTGGGCCAGTTTGTAGGGCCAACGGAATGGAGGGGCTGCGTTTTTAAAAAAAAACATCCCCCTCCTTTGAAACGGGAGGGGGATGCAAGAAAATGATCATTATTAAACCAAAATTGTATCCGAATTGATGATTGAGCAGATCACAATTGCCTTCAAACGGCAAATTTTACAAACATCGACTAAGCATACCTGCCCAAATTTGAAATTTTCCGATTAATGAACATTTGCGATCCTGTCGCTTTTCTTTTCCGTATTTTCGCTAGAACCATTAAGTACCGCTACTTCGAATTGTTTTACCTGATTGGATAAATTGCGATTTCGGCGTTCAATGACAGATACTTCGATGTCGCGATAATGGGCATTTTCTATAAAGTCTTCAATGATCTCGATCACATCCTGGTCGATATTGATCGATCTGGAGGCATCAATGATCATCTTTGAATCGTTTGGTATCTGACTTAATGTCTTTAATATGTTGGCTTTATGAAGGAAGGTAACATCTTCAGATAATTCAAAACGAATAGGCTCACCTGATTTATATTCTTTTTCTTTGAAAAGATAAGGTCGCTTGTAATTATTGTAAAGCACATAAAAAATAGCTACGGTTAGCCCCAGGCCGATTCCAACAAGTAGGTCGGTTAGGACAATACCTACAATGGTTACCATAAAAGGGAAAAATTGAGACCAGCCCAAAGCATACATTTCTTTAAACAGAACTGGCTTGGCTAGCTTATAACCTACAAGGAATAAAATAGCTGCCAAACTTGCCAAAGGAATAAGGTTGAGTATATGGGGAATAGTCATGGCACAAAGCAATAGCAGGCCACCATGAATAATAGCTGATAATTTTGTTTGTGCACCCGACTGGATATTCGTAGAACTTCGCACGATCACCTGGGTGACAGGTAAACCTCCAATCAAACCTGAAATCATATTACCGATCCCTTGTGCTTTTAATTCCTGGTTGGCAGGAGTAACTCTTTTCTGAGGGTCGAGTTTGTCGGTTGCTTCAAGACATAAGAGCGTTTCCAAACTAGCCACCACGGCTATAGTCATCGCCGTCATGTAAATAGCGGGGTTAGACAGCTGACTGAAATCGGGGAAGGTGAATTGTCCAAAGAAACCAGCAATCGAATCAGCAACTGGAATCGTGACCAAGTGCTCACTCGCTAAAGCAAATGTTGGGTTATTATTAAAAACCAGACTGAGCAATATACCCACTCCTACGACTACTAATGGTCCTTGGATCGTCTTGAAAATAGCTTTTTTCTTCATAAATGGACGCTCCCATAAAATGAGAATAGCCATAGAAACCAGTGTAATAACAATCGCTCCCGGCGTAATCGCTCCGAGCATATAGAATAGCTCTGATAGTGTATTGTGACCATCGGGTTGAGCAAAAGTGAGGCTGCCTTCATAGTCCTTGTCATAGCCTAATGCATGCGGAATTTGCTTTAGAATAATAATAATGCCAATACCAGCAAGCATACCCTTTATAACAGAAGAGGGAAAATAATACCCAATGATTCCAGCCTTAGCAAAACCAAGAACCAATTGAATAATACCAGATAAAAAGACTGCCAGCAGGAATATTTCGAAACTCCCTAAATCCTGAATGGCGGTTAGTACAATAACGGCAAGGCCTGCAGCCGGACCGCTTACGCCGAGCTGAGAACCACTAAAGGCACCAACGACGACGCCGCCAACGATGCCTGCAATAATACCCGAAAATAGGGGTGCACCAGAGGCTAGGGCAATACCCAAACACAGCGGCAAAGCCACTAAAAAAACAATTATACTAGCAGGTAGATCAGCCTTCAGATGACTAAATAGGCCAGTTTTGTGCTGTGGACTCATTTTGTTTATACTTTTTGGAATAATAAAATCACTTATTCAAGCTTAATGCTTGAAGGTATTATGGTGATAAATCCTTCTCTCGTTATTTTGCTGAGTAAGCAGTTAAAGCAACCACAAGAAGAACTATCTCTAATCTTTTGTTTGACTATGTGCACAAAAATTAACAGAGGAGTGCACGGTGCAAAGAGGGCAAGTCGAATAGAAATGCCGATTGCGTTTTGAAGAAAATT from Saprospiraceae bacterium encodes:
- the nadD gene encoding nicotinate (nicotinamide) nucleotide adenylyltransferase; this encodes MKKIGLFFGSFNPVHVGHMIIANFMATQTDLDQVWLVVSPQNPLKTKSTLAPDYDRLHLVQLAVGDNPQLFASNIEFKLPKPSYTIDTLAYLKEKYPERAFVLIMGGDNLATLNKWKNYEVILRDYEVYVYKRPNYPLGDFENHPQVRLFEAPLMHISASYVRNCIKEGYSVEYLVPDAVFESLEKSRLYR
- a CDS encoding DUF255 domain-containing protein — encoded protein: MKKYFLPAIALPIILLAVMAINKQKGPYSSATVGNESTPQIVDNPANAYEEGGIKWMTFEEAVKANQSQKRKIFIDVYTDWCGWCKVMDKKTFTDQTVIDYMNEHYYAVKFNAEKGNPVSFQGKNFELVDGGGNRSIHTLAYALLDGRLSYPSYVYLNENNQRITVSKGFKDPVRFLAELKTIEGSTGGI
- a CDS encoding SulP family inorganic anion transporter, whose protein sequence is MSPQHKTGLFSHLKADLPASIIVFLVALPLCLGIALASGAPLFSGIIAGIVGGVVVGAFSGSQLGVSGPAAGLAVIVLTAIQDLGSFEIFLLAVFLSGIIQLVLGFAKAGIIGYYFPSSVIKGMLAGIGIIIILKQIPHALGYDKDYEGSLTFAQPDGHNTLSELFYMLGAITPGAIVITLVSMAILILWERPFMKKKAIFKTIQGPLVVVGVGILLSLVFNNNPTFALASEHLVTIPVADSIAGFFGQFTFPDFSQLSNPAIYMTAMTIAVVASLETLLCLEATDKLDPQKRVTPANQELKAQGIGNMISGLIGGLPVTQVIVRSSTNIQSGAQTKLSAIIHGGLLLLCAMTIPHILNLIPLASLAAILFLVGYKLAKPVLFKEMYALGWSQFFPFMVTIVGIVLTDLLVGIGLGLTVAIFYVLYNNYKRPYLFKEKEYKSGEPIRFELSEDVTFLHKANILKTLSQIPNDSKMIIDASRSINIDQDVIEIIEDFIENAHYRDIEVSVIERRNRNLSNQVKQFEVAVLNGSSENTEKKSDRIANVH